A single window of Nicotiana sylvestris chromosome 3, ASM39365v2, whole genome shotgun sequence DNA harbors:
- the LOC104216409 gene encoding alpha-mannosidase I MNS5, whose product MFRSAVAIWILLYLVISPSIFIICLSEQHPTNLMAAKRKRMSDRVREMFYHAYDNYMMYAFPHDELKPLSKAYTDSLSELGNLKLEHLPQQYNGSALTLIESLSSLAILGNYTEFEKAILWLSENLSFDVDARINLFECNIRVLGGLVSAHILATDSTNRLVQGTYKNQLLDLAEDLGQRFLPAFDTPTGLPYAWINLKHGVMADETTETSTSGCGSLILEMGTLSRLTGDPRFETAALRALRKLWSMRSSLNLLGTTLDVATGNWIEYSSGIGAGVDSFYEYLMKAYVLFGRDEFWKMFQSAYIAVQKYFRHGPWYHEADMRTGKATYWQLTSLQAFWPGLQVQVGDIDAANSSHREFFKVWKQYGVLPERYLLDHQMLHPTEKYYPLRPELAESTFYLYQATKDPWYMEVGESIINSLNAHTRVKGGFASIRDVTTMQLEDHQHSFFLAETCKYLYLLFDDSFLLNQNYIFTTEGHPLPVRRSWHERLPEAYNLSNGSSVKNGEQIKRTSAMSLRVCPAAMIHHESNERRLESACHIPDTRADHRCFSDVDCGLDANTCRRRSCSMAGYCGLWSYI is encoded by the exons ATGTTTCGATCAGCGGTGGCAATATGGATTCTGCTCTATCTTGTCATCTCTCCCTCCATATTTATCATCTGTTTGTCAGAACAACACCCAACCAATCTTATGGCAGCTAAAAGGAAGCGTATGAGCGACAGAGTTCGCGAAAT GTTTTACCATGCTTATGATAACTACATGATGTATGCTTTTCCG CATGATGAGCTGAAACCTCTGAGCAAAGCCTACACAGATTCTCTAAGTGAACTTGGAAATTTGAAG CTTGAACATCTGCCGCAGCAGTACAATGGATCAGCTCTTACCCTAATTGAATCACTCTCCAG CCTCGCAATCTTGGGTAACTACACTGAGTTTGAAAAGGCTATTCTTTGGCTATCCGAAAATCTATCATTTGATGTTGATGCAAGGATAAATCTGTTTGAG TGCAACATAAGAGTTCTTGGAGGACTTGTTTCTGCTCATATTCTTGCCACTGATTCTACGAACAGGTTGGTTCAAGGAACTTATAAGAATCAACTCCTTGACCTGGCTGAAGATTTGGGACAACGCTTTCTACCTGCTTTCGATACTCCAACCGGATTACCTTATGCTTGGATCAACTTAAAG CATGGTGTAATGGCGGATGAGACAACTGAAACGAGCACATCTGGATGTG GTTCTCTAATCCTTGAAATGGGTACATTATCACGTTTAACCGGTGATCCAAGATTTGAGACGGCAGCTTTGCGTGCTCTTCGTAAGTTATGGAGCATGCGGAGTTCTCTAAATCTTCTTGGCACTACACTGGATGTAGCAACTGGAAACTGGATTGAGTATTCTTCTGGAATTGGAGCTG GTGTGGATTCATTCTATGAATATCTAATGAAAGCATATGTTCTATTTGGAAGAGATGAATTCTGGAAGATGTTTCAATCTGCTTACATTGCTGTGCAGAAATACTTTAGGCATGGCCCGTG GTATCATGAAGCAGACATGAGAACTGGAAAAGCAACATACTGGCAGCTCACAAGCCTTCAAGCATTCTGGCCCGGTCTGCAA GTTCAAGTTGGGGATATCGATGCAGCTAATTCATCACACCGCGAATTTTTCAAGGTGTGGAAGCAATATGGAGTACTTCCAGAGAG GTATCTGCTGGACCATCAGATGTTGCATCCTACTGAAAAATACTATCCTTTACGCCCTGAATTGGCAGAGTCCACATTTTACTTATACCAAGCAACCAAAG ATCCATGGTACATGGAAGTGGGTGAATCAATAATAAATTCTCTGAATGCACACACAAGAGTTAAAGGTGGCTTTGCCAGCATTAGGGACGTGACTACAATGCAATTAGAAGACCATCAGCATAGTTTCTTCCTAGCAGAAAC GTGCAAGTATTTGTATCTactttttgatgattcatttctCCTTAATCAAAATTACATATTTACAACTGAGGGTCATCCCCTGCCTGTTAGACGCAGTTGGCATGAGAGGCTTCCTGAGGCTTATAATCTAAGTAATGGAAGTTCTGTCAAG AATGGAGAGCAGATAAAACGAACCAGTGCCATGTCACTTCGAGTTTGTCCAGCTGCTATGATTCACCATGAATCGAATGAAAGGCGACTTGAAAGTGCTTGCCACATCCCTGATACTCGCGCTGATCACAGATGTTTCAGTGATGTTGATTGTGGTCTTGATGCCAACACCTGTAGACGGAGGTCATGCAGTATGGCTGGATACTGTGGTCTCTGGTCGTACATATAA
- the LOC104241348 gene encoding zinc finger protein 5-like, whose product MDEAVYQKSTNFNLLSTRKNGTDILCCKTTASDKKLRIFGFEVNPCLKDSICSRSERHESVSSSETFMDETPEEKPSICLNSSGIVLPNPNENLRKLNVSAVMELKYECHFCLKRFLNSRALGGHQNAHRKERLKKKRMDLEAKMASSSMFYLNPIIINNGIMYPYSSYVPTIVCGSSHIRFSSVYNCQNDTNPPYFTVDGSPGELYLQNNVLP is encoded by the coding sequence ATGGATGAGGCAGTGTACCAAAAATCCACCAACTTTAATCTCCTTTCAACCAGAAAGAATGGAACAGATATTCTCTGTTGCAAAACTACTGCTTCAGATAAAAAGCTTAGGATTTTCGGCTTTGAGGTAAATCCTTGTCTGAAGGATAGCATTTGTTCAAGATCTGAAAGACACGAGAGTGTAAGCTCCTCAGAAACATTTATGGATGAAACACCAGAGGAAAAACCTTCCATCTGTCTGAATTCCTCTGGTATAGTTCTCCCCAACCCAAATGAGAACCTCAGAAAATTGAATGTCTCAGCTGTGATGGAGCTTAAATATGAGTGCCACTTCTGTTTGAAAAGGTTTTTAAACTCACGGGCACTGGGAGGTCATCAAAATGCCCATCGAAAAGAGaggttgaagaagaaaagaatggaTCTTGAAGCAAAAATGGCTAGTAGCTCTATGTTCTACCTTAATCCTATTATCATAAACAATGGAATTATGTACCCTTACTCTTCCTATGTTCCCACCATTGTCTGCGGAAGTTCACATATCAGATTCAGCTCTGTGTATAACTGTCAGAACGACACTAATCCCCCATATTTTACTGTTGATGGTTCTCCTGGTGAACTATATTTGCAGAATAACGTTTTACCGTGA